Proteins from a genomic interval of Desulfovibrio piger:
- the qmoC gene encoding quinone-interacting membrane-bound oxidoreductase complex subunit QmoC translates to MAQNILKPDSTFTRELMEAGGESLKKCYQCATCSVACPMAPENAPYPRKEMVWASWGLKEKLATDVDLWLCHNCGNCADLCPRGARPADVMGAARNMVYRDLTEPTIVGKWMSKPSGLPFLFAIPALLWLFIWWIRAGFNDGNWFPRAADGRIVFGQVFYGDYTIDPIFMITFFGACFILYKGVRKLWGMFKPEGRLTVLGKTKAWYWHLLDVLIDEVVTHRKFDDCEAGPKTGTYVPNRKAGHMILVYSFVILAFVTAVVALGHWGGKIIPLIKIETPMPLLYPVKILANLGAIMLVCGLAMLTARRLKLNPKHQGSSWYDWYLLGIIWLVAVTGILSQVFRLADAIQPAFVVYYLHLVFVWMLFAYLPWSKLGHFVYRTAALLFVRMYGRGY, encoded by the coding sequence ATGGCACAGAATATTCTCAAGCCGGATTCCACCTTTACGCGGGAGCTGATGGAAGCGGGCGGCGAAAGCCTGAAAAAATGCTATCAGTGCGCCACCTGCTCCGTGGCCTGCCCCATGGCTCCGGAAAACGCTCCCTACCCCCGCAAGGAAATGGTGTGGGCGTCCTGGGGCCTCAAGGAAAAGCTGGCCACCGACGTGGACCTGTGGCTCTGCCACAACTGCGGCAACTGCGCGGACCTCTGCCCCCGTGGTGCCCGTCCCGCCGACGTCATGGGCGCTGCCCGCAACATGGTCTACCGCGATCTGACCGAGCCCACCATCGTGGGCAAGTGGATGAGCAAGCCCTCCGGTCTGCCCTTCCTCTTCGCCATCCCGGCCCTGCTGTGGCTCTTCATCTGGTGGATCCGCGCCGGCTTCAATGACGGCAACTGGTTCCCCCGCGCCGCCGACGGCCGCATCGTGTTCGGTCAGGTGTTCTATGGTGACTACACCATCGACCCCATCTTCATGATCACCTTCTTCGGGGCCTGCTTCATCCTCTACAAGGGCGTGCGCAAGCTCTGGGGCATGTTCAAGCCTGAAGGCCGCCTGACCGTGCTTGGCAAGACCAAGGCCTGGTACTGGCACCTGCTGGACGTGCTCATCGACGAAGTGGTCACCCACCGCAAGTTCGACGACTGCGAAGCTGGTCCCAAGACCGGTACCTATGTGCCCAACCGCAAGGCCGGCCACATGATCCTGGTCTACAGCTTCGTCATCCTGGCCTTCGTGACGGCCGTTGTGGCTCTGGGCCACTGGGGCGGCAAGATCATCCCGCTCATCAAGATCGAGACCCCCATGCCGCTGCTGTACCCTGTGAAGATCCTGGCCAACCTCGGCGCCATCATGCTGGTCTGTGGCCTGGCCATGCTCACCGCCCGCCGTCTGAAGCTGAACCCCAAGCATCAGGGTTCGAGCTGGTATGACTGGTACCTGCTGGGCATCATCTGGCTGGTGGCCGTGACGGGCATCCTGTCCCAGGTCTTCCGCCTGGCCGATGCCATCCAGCCCGCCTTTGTGGTGTACTATCTGCATCTGGTCTTTGTGTGGATGCTCTTTGCCTACCTGCCGTGGTCCAAGCTCGGTCACTTCGTGTACCGCACCGCGGCCCTGCTGTTCGTCCGCATGTACGGACGCGGCTACTAG
- a CDS encoding FAD-dependent oxidoreductase, giving the protein MASKIGVYFDVQNIGGGLDVEALAEQVRSKWSDLTPVVKVLPMLSVAEDEVRADIEANGLDGVLFCGASPRDEAAPWQLPVQVEHVNLREQCVLAYKNPDGSAVSGAAPALLTQMATDYMNMGVVKLQKSNMPESAAIEGIKRILVIGGGWTGLTAAQEAAKTGYEVILVEKADKLGGAVNNMPMGSPLQAPWEDRQPTNLAEKIAAVTGNSSITVLLNSHMAKLEGQPGEFKATVATANGEQTFDIGSVVLATGWVPLAEKYLESMGLGVNPKVVHAAQFAKMLGEGKVDARRIAFVLDTTIAEEALQKAADEAAAAEAEAPAAEAPAEEEEKGFVKENLESIKHLRYSNAVNSVGMLRMANIICDKTDDAVQAFVLYKDMTIPGILERFYKKMQDRLGLMMTKADVTDIRDAGNHMVVSCKNTLLGMDFDLDVDLVVLPTGVVPTTAKDVVVEFDYRQGPDFPDLQLFDGFADSNYICFPYETRRTGVYAAGCVRQPQTLDACEEDARGAVLKAIQCVEAASHGVAVHPRSGDNSYPVFNFVRCTQCKRCTEECPFGALDDDEKGTPKPNPARCRRCGTCFGACPERVISFANYNIDQIGSMIREVVVPKDFKKEGPRILILACENDAYPALDMAGMRRKAWSPYCRIIPVRCLGSVNAIWVSDAMSKGFDGVLLLGCKYGEDYQCHFIKGSEICNRRKENIAETLNRLGVQPERVDQLEVAIDEYDKVPDMIDEFVARIVELGPNPFKGM; this is encoded by the coding sequence TGCCGACATCGAAGCCAACGGCCTTGACGGCGTGCTCTTCTGCGGTGCCAGCCCCCGCGACGAAGCTGCCCCCTGGCAGCTGCCCGTGCAGGTGGAACACGTGAACCTGCGCGAACAGTGCGTGCTCGCCTACAAGAACCCCGACGGTTCCGCCGTCAGCGGCGCGGCTCCCGCCCTGCTGACCCAGATGGCCACCGACTACATGAACATGGGCGTGGTCAAACTGCAGAAGAGCAACATGCCCGAATCTGCGGCCATCGAAGGCATCAAGCGCATCTTGGTCATCGGTGGCGGCTGGACCGGCCTCACCGCCGCCCAGGAAGCCGCCAAGACCGGCTATGAAGTCATCCTGGTGGAAAAGGCCGACAAGCTCGGCGGCGCGGTCAACAACATGCCCATGGGCTCGCCCCTGCAGGCTCCCTGGGAAGACCGCCAGCCCACCAACCTGGCCGAAAAGATCGCCGCTGTGACCGGCAACAGCAGCATCACCGTGCTGCTGAACTCCCACATGGCCAAACTGGAAGGCCAGCCCGGCGAGTTCAAGGCCACCGTGGCCACCGCCAACGGCGAACAGACCTTCGACATCGGCTCCGTGGTCCTGGCCACCGGCTGGGTGCCGCTGGCTGAAAAGTATCTGGAAAGCATGGGCCTGGGCGTGAACCCCAAGGTCGTCCATGCCGCCCAGTTCGCCAAGATGCTGGGCGAAGGCAAGGTCGACGCCCGCCGCATCGCCTTCGTGCTCGACACCACCATCGCCGAAGAAGCCCTGCAGAAGGCCGCTGACGAAGCCGCCGCTGCCGAGGCCGAAGCCCCCGCCGCCGAAGCTCCTGCCGAGGAAGAAGAAAAGGGCTTCGTCAAGGAGAACCTGGAAAGCATCAAGCACCTGCGTTACTCCAACGCCGTCAACAGCGTGGGCATGCTGCGCATGGCCAACATCATCTGTGACAAGACCGATGACGCCGTGCAGGCCTTCGTGCTGTACAAGGACATGACCATCCCCGGCATCCTGGAACGCTTCTACAAGAAGATGCAGGACCGTCTGGGCCTGATGATGACCAAGGCCGACGTGACCGACATCCGTGATGCCGGCAACCACATGGTGGTCAGCTGCAAGAACACCCTGCTGGGCATGGACTTCGATCTGGATGTGGATCTGGTGGTGCTGCCCACGGGCGTCGTGCCCACGACCGCCAAGGACGTGGTGGTGGAATTCGACTACCGTCAGGGCCCCGACTTCCCGGATCTGCAGCTCTTCGACGGTTTCGCGGACTCCAACTACATCTGCTTCCCCTACGAAACCCGCCGTACCGGTGTCTACGCCGCCGGTTGCGTGCGTCAGCCCCAGACCCTGGACGCCTGTGAAGAAGACGCCCGCGGTGCCGTGCTCAAAGCCATCCAGTGTGTGGAAGCCGCTTCCCACGGTGTGGCCGTGCATCCCCGCTCCGGCGACAATTCCTACCCGGTGTTCAACTTCGTGCGCTGCACTCAGTGCAAGCGCTGCACCGAAGAATGTCCCTTCGGCGCCCTGGACGACGACGAAAAGGGTACGCCCAAACCCAACCCGGCCCGCTGCCGTCGTTGCGGTACCTGCTTCGGCGCCTGCCCCGAGCGCGTGATCTCCTTTGCCAACTACAACATCGACCAGATCGGTTCCATGATCCGCGAAGTTGTGGTGCCCAAGGACTTCAAGAAGGAAGGCCCCCGCATCCTCATCCTGGCCTGCGAAAACGACGCCTACCCCGCCCTGGATATGGCCGGTATGCGCCGCAAGGCCTGGAGCCCGTACTGCCGCATCATCCCCGTGCGCTGCCTCGGCTCCGTCAACGCCATCTGGGTGTCTGACGCCATGAGCAAGGGCTTCGACGGCGTGCTGCTGCTGGGCTGCAAATATGGCGAAGACTACCAGTGCCACTTCATCAAGGGTTCCGAGATCTGCAACCGCCGCAAGGAAAACATCGCCGAGACCCTGAACCGTCTGGGCGTGCAGCCCGAGCGCGTTGACCAGCTCGAAGTGGCCATCGACGAATATGACAAGGTGCCGGACATGATCGACGAATTCGTCGCTCGCATCGTGGAACTCGGCCCCAACCCGTTCAAGGGCATGTAG
- a CDS encoding AEC family transporter encodes MVFLHALQGILSLQIIVSIAYVLARKGWFSPETQILLPRLVTTVALPSYLFYTITHSFGRDDLVHLIYGSIFPLFSILLTFAVALLVAKVTRVERRHFGLFCASFTTSNTVFIGLPVNLALFGDAAAPYVLLYFFANTTFFWSIGSYIMSHDNEALRGSATLLDNVRHIFSPPMLGFLAGLAMTLLGLRLPEFVQEALRYMGNLTTPLALIFIGICLYKMDLRHLHLSRDLLLALLGKLVICPLILAGMLHFVELPELMEKVFIIQAGLPCMMQISILGAVYKTDAPFGALLVSLSTVLSVITIPVAMTLLSL; translated from the coding sequence ATGGTTTTTCTGCACGCCCTTCAGGGCATCCTCAGCTTGCAGATCATCGTCTCGATAGCGTATGTGCTGGCCCGCAAGGGCTGGTTCTCGCCCGAGACCCAGATCCTGCTGCCCCGGCTGGTCACTACCGTGGCCCTGCCTTCCTACCTGTTCTATACCATCACCCATTCTTTCGGCCGGGACGACCTCGTCCACCTGATCTACGGTTCGATCTTCCCGCTGTTCAGCATCCTGCTGACCTTTGCCGTGGCCCTGCTGGTGGCCAAGGTCACGCGCGTGGAGCGGCGGCATTTCGGCCTGTTCTGCGCCAGCTTCACCACGTCCAATACGGTCTTCATCGGGCTGCCCGTCAATCTTGCCCTGTTCGGCGATGCGGCCGCGCCCTATGTGCTGCTGTATTTCTTTGCCAATACCACCTTTTTCTGGAGCATCGGCAGCTACATCATGAGCCATGACAACGAAGCGTTGCGCGGTTCCGCCACGCTGCTGGACAATGTGCGCCACATCTTCTCGCCGCCCATGCTGGGCTTCCTGGCCGGGCTGGCCATGACCCTGCTGGGCCTGCGGCTGCCGGAGTTCGTACAGGAAGCCCTGCGCTACATGGGCAACCTCACCACGCCGCTGGCCCTGATCTTCATCGGCATCTGCCTCTACAAGATGGATCTGCGCCATCTGCATCTGTCGCGTGACCTGCTGCTGGCCCTGCTGGGCAAGCTGGTCATCTGCCCCCTGATACTGGCCGGCATGCTGCATTTTGTGGAGCTGCCCGAGCTTATGGAAAAGGTGTTCATCATCCAGGCCGGTCTGCCCTGCATGATGCAGATCTCCATCCTGGGCGCCGTCTACAAGACGGATGCGCCCTTCGGGGCCCTGCTGGTCAGCCTGTCGACCGTCCTTTCCGTCATCACCATCCCCGTGGCCATGACCCTGCTTTCGCTGTAG
- a CDS encoding IclR family transcriptional regulator produces MTQSKGYRNPLVGRISQLLDYLAHNEATLQTIVRDLSIPKTSAYVLLQSLLDVGYVRLLPQSKTYALGFKLYEIGIIAAGRINLRDQAMPYLEKLRNTVDLTCHLGCLDGTEAFYLIKLQPMNSALQINSWEGKRISLYSSGIGKTLLAWQPLEEQKNIVSRLHLEPITVHTITSSDVLLNHLADIRRQGCAMDNEEDGLGIRCMAMPVFSVDGHVTAAVSISGPLLQMGDASLPGLRAELRKAARGITSALGGSYPGTFEDKQL; encoded by the coding sequence ATGACGCAATCGAAAGGATACCGTAATCCGCTTGTGGGGCGTATTTCCCAGTTGCTCGACTATCTTGCGCACAATGAAGCCACCTTGCAGACCATCGTGCGTGACTTGTCCATCCCCAAGACCAGCGCCTATGTGCTGCTGCAGTCCTTGCTGGATGTTGGCTATGTGCGTCTGCTGCCGCAGAGCAAGACCTATGCGCTCGGCTTCAAGCTCTATGAGATCGGGATAATAGCTGCGGGCCGCATCAATTTGCGGGACCAGGCCATGCCCTATCTTGAAAAATTGCGGAATACCGTTGATCTGACGTGCCATCTTGGTTGCCTTGACGGAACAGAGGCGTTTTATCTCATCAAGTTGCAGCCCATGAACAGTGCCCTTCAGATCAACTCCTGGGAAGGCAAGAGGATCTCTCTTTACTCTTCCGGGATAGGAAAGACACTGCTCGCCTGGCAACCTCTTGAAGAGCAGAAGAATATCGTGAGCCGTCTGCATCTCGAACCCATCACCGTCCATACGATCACCAGCAGCGATGTGCTGCTGAATCATCTGGCGGACATCCGCCGCCAGGGATGTGCCATGGATAATGAGGAAGACGGACTGGGGATACGCTGCATGGCCATGCCGGTCTTTTCCGTGGATGGCCATGTGACCGCAGCCGTCAGTATCTCCGGCCCGCTGCTGCAGATGGGGGATGCCAGCCTGCCCGGACTGCGGGCAGAGCTGCGCAAGGCTGCCCGGGGCATCACTTCCGCCTTGGGGGGAAGCTATCCGGGAACGTTTGAGGACAAACAACTTTAG
- the ilvD gene encoding dihydroxy-acid dehydratase, with protein sequence MEENSKKMKSGLEKAPHRSLLYALGLTREEMERPLVGVVNAASEVVPGHLHLGKLAEAVKAGVRMAGGTPLEFPAIAVCDGIAMNHEGMRFSLPSREFIADSIEIMARAHAFDALVFIPNCDKCVPGMLMAMMRLNIPSVLVSGGPMLPGTLTPGKQGDLITLFEGVGRVRNGQMSEEELTQWEERACPGCGSCAGMFTANSMNCLAETIGVALPGNGTIPAVHAARVRLAKQAGMRVMDLVKRNIRPRDIVTRGAVENAIAVDMALGCSTNTTLHLPAIFHEAGLDIDLSVFDEVSRKSPNLCKLSPAGHHYMVDLENAGGIPAVMSELDKLDLIRKDCMTVTGKTVGENLKDRNAHILDTDVIHTIDNAYSKEGGIAILRGSLAPDGAVVKQSAVAPEMMRREVTARVFESEEDAMHAILDGKIKPGDGVVVRYEGPKGGPGMREMLSPTAAITGMGLGKDVALFTDGRFSGGTNGAAIGHISPEAANGGPIALVRDGDRILVDIPNRKLDLLVDEAELARRRAELVPPQKECPYPVLRRYASMVSSADSGAMYKKV encoded by the coding sequence ATGGAAGAGAACAGCAAAAAAATGAAATCCGGCCTGGAAAAGGCCCCTCACCGTTCCCTGCTTTATGCCCTGGGCCTGACCCGCGAGGAAATGGAACGTCCTCTGGTGGGCGTGGTCAACGCCGCCAGTGAAGTGGTGCCCGGCCACCTGCACCTGGGCAAGCTGGCCGAGGCCGTCAAGGCCGGTGTGCGCATGGCCGGCGGCACCCCCCTGGAATTCCCCGCCATCGCCGTGTGCGACGGCATCGCCATGAACCACGAAGGCATGCGTTTCTCCCTGCCTTCGCGCGAGTTCATCGCCGACTCCATCGAGATCATGGCCCGCGCCCATGCCTTCGACGCCCTGGTCTTCATCCCCAACTGCGACAAGTGCGTGCCCGGCATGCTCATGGCCATGATGCGCCTGAACATCCCCTCGGTGCTGGTCTCCGGCGGCCCCATGCTGCCCGGTACCCTGACCCCCGGCAAGCAGGGCGACCTCATCACCCTGTTCGAGGGCGTGGGCCGCGTGCGCAACGGCCAGATGAGCGAAGAAGAACTGACCCAGTGGGAAGAACGCGCCTGTCCCGGCTGCGGTTCCTGTGCGGGCATGTTCACGGCCAACTCCATGAACTGCCTGGCCGAGACCATCGGTGTGGCCCTGCCCGGCAACGGCACCATCCCGGCCGTGCATGCGGCCCGTGTGCGTCTGGCCAAGCAGGCCGGCATGCGCGTCATGGATCTGGTGAAGCGCAACATCCGTCCCCGCGACATCGTCACCCGCGGCGCCGTGGAAAATGCCATCGCCGTGGACATGGCCCTGGGCTGCTCCACCAACACCACCCTGCACCTGCCCGCCATCTTCCATGAAGCCGGTCTGGACATCGACCTGTCCGTCTTCGACGAAGTGAGCCGCAAGAGCCCCAACCTCTGCAAGCTTTCCCCCGCCGGCCACCACTACATGGTGGATCTGGAGAACGCCGGCGGCATCCCGGCCGTCATGAGCGAGCTGGACAAGCTGGATCTGATCCGCAAGGACTGCATGACCGTCACCGGCAAGACCGTGGGCGAGAACCTGAAGGATCGCAACGCCCATATCCTGGATACGGACGTGATCCACACCATCGACAACGCTTACTCCAAGGAAGGCGGCATCGCCATCCTGCGCGGCTCGCTGGCCCCTGACGGCGCCGTTGTCAAGCAGTCCGCCGTGGCGCCCGAAATGATGCGCCGCGAAGTGACCGCCCGCGTGTTCGAGAGCGAAGAAGACGCCATGCACGCCATCCTCGACGGCAAGATCAAGCCCGGCGACGGCGTGGTGGTGCGTTACGAAGGTCCCAAGGGCGGCCCCGGCATGCGCGAGATGCTGTCCCCCACCGCCGCCATCACCGGCATGGGCCTGGGCAAGGACGTGGCCCTGTTCACCGACGGCCGTTTCTCCGGCGGTACCAACGGTGCGGCCATCGGCCACATCTCGCCCGAAGCCGCCAACGGTGGCCCCATCGCCCTGGTGCGTGACGGCGACCGCATCCTGGTGGACATCCCCAACCGCAAGCTGGACCTGCTGGTGGACGAAGCCGAACTGGCCCGCCGTCGCGCCGAGCTGGTGCCGCCGCAGAAGGAATGCCCCTATCCCGTGCTGCGCCGTTACGCCAGCATGGTGAGCTCCGCCGACAGCGGCGCCATGTACAAGAAAGTCTAG
- a CDS encoding lipopolysaccharide biosynthesis protein has product MENRTTPPSTPSLARRYICKLLANVASVPVYLAMEAILPRALGPAMYGNYSFATNFFQQLFMFLDMGTSTCFYNALSRRQSETGLISFYMRLSLLIAVISLLIAGAMQVPLVGNWLMPDVPLWLAPLAAIWAFLTWWGRVLRSMNDAVGATVQSEMVRTVVSLSAVFLLIGLFLLDWLNIFSLFGQQYAMLGVTALGYWIVTRRHWERCYGGPDATFCLRLSADSNKAYRHEFFTYSHPLFVQALLIFLMAAAERWLLQWFDGSAEQGYFALGHKVCLACLMFVSAMTPLVMRELSIAWGQRDLQLMGRLVNRFAPLIYAVAAYFACFSMAEGPALVRIFGGAEFTAAILPVQIMALYPLHQSYLQLASSVFHASGRTRELRNLTLLECVYGMTTAWFLLAPEAYGGLHLGAVGLSIKTIAVQCVTVNICLWRASRFVPIRLLPIMLHEIWCVLVLAAVAFACRELTLMLGLGGIDSLLRFLISGVVYTLAAALTALLIPQLLGMSRAEMDEKIRKLRARLGR; this is encoded by the coding sequence ATGGAAAACAGGACGACTCCCCCCTCCACGCCAAGCCTGGCGCGTCGCTATATATGCAAGCTGCTGGCCAACGTGGCTTCCGTGCCGGTCTATCTGGCCATGGAAGCCATCCTGCCCCGTGCCCTGGGCCCGGCCATGTACGGCAATTACAGTTTTGCCACCAACTTTTTCCAGCAGCTGTTCATGTTCCTGGACATGGGCACGTCCACCTGCTTCTACAATGCCCTGTCCCGGCGCCAGTCCGAAACGGGCCTCATCAGCTTCTACATGCGGCTCAGCCTGCTTATCGCCGTCATCAGCCTGCTCATCGCCGGCGCCATGCAGGTGCCCCTCGTCGGCAACTGGCTCATGCCCGACGTGCCCCTGTGGCTGGCCCCGCTGGCCGCCATCTGGGCCTTTCTGACCTGGTGGGGCCGCGTGCTCCGCTCCATGAACGATGCCGTGGGCGCCACCGTGCAGTCCGAGATGGTGCGCACCGTGGTCTCGCTCTCGGCCGTGTTTCTGCTCATCGGCCTGTTCCTGCTGGACTGGCTGAACATCTTCAGCCTTTTCGGCCAGCAATACGCCATGCTGGGCGTCACGGCCCTGGGCTACTGGATCGTCACCCGGCGCCACTGGGAGCGCTGCTACGGCGGCCCGGACGCCACCTTCTGCCTGCGCCTGAGTGCCGACAGCAACAAGGCCTACCGTCACGAATTCTTCACCTACAGCCATCCGCTCTTCGTCCAGGCCCTGCTCATCTTCCTCATGGCCGCCGCGGAGCGCTGGCTGCTGCAGTGGTTCGACGGCAGCGCCGAACAGGGCTATTTCGCCCTGGGCCACAAGGTCTGTCTGGCCTGTCTGATGTTCGTCTCGGCCATGACGCCGCTGGTCATGCGCGAGCTCTCCATCGCCTGGGGGCAGCGCGACCTCCAGCTCATGGGCCGCCTGGTCAACCGCTTCGCCCCCCTGATCTATGCCGTGGCCGCCTACTTCGCCTGCTTCAGCATGGCCGAGGGCCCGGCCCTGGTGCGCATCTTCGGGGGCGCGGAGTTCACCGCCGCCATCCTGCCCGTGCAGATCATGGCCCTCTACCCCCTGCACCAGTCCTATCTGCAGCTGGCCAGCTCCGTGTTCCACGCCTCGGGCCGTACCCGCGAACTGCGCAACCTCACCCTGCTGGAATGCGTCTACGGCATGACCACGGCCTGGTTCCTGCTGGCGCCCGAAGCTTACGGCGGCCTGCATCTGGGGGCCGTGGGCCTGTCCATCAAGACCATCGCCGTGCAGTGCGTGACCGTCAATATCTGCCTCTGGCGCGCCTCGCGCTTCGTGCCCATCCGACTGCTGCCCATCATGCTGCACGAGATCTGGTGTGTGCTGGTGCTGGCCGCCGTGGCCTTTGCCTGCCGCGAGCTCACCCTCATGCTGGGCCTGGGCGGCATCGACTCCCTGCTGCGCTTCCTGATCTCCGGCGTCGTCTACACCCTGGCCGCCGCGCTCACGGCCCTGCTCATCCCCCAGCTGCTGGGCATGAGCCGCGCCGAGATGGACGAAAAGATCCGGAAGCTGCGTGCCCGCCTGGGACGCTGA
- a CDS encoding dihydrodipicolinate synthase family protein, whose translation MFYPAGVYSAMLTAFSADGSLNEEVNRQLVEMQIEGGLDGIFPVSSSGESVAMDFASRCRLMDIVKDQARGRVAVLPGIPGCAPQEAMALGKHARECGCDGVVLMSPYFYHLTPDSLAAYFLQVVRSEELGGLPVILYNIPLFSPSIPYDVICRLAKEPNVVGIKDSSGSLIDMVNYMDAIERAGSKAHFLTGREEALLATLDMGGYGCFTATCAVLPEYMSAIYRLWKEGDHERALFLQKKMVPVARAMMQAMPFPAGFKLALEVRGYAMGAPKLPLGAGETAGREEAAARLKGMIDGLLALL comes from the coding sequence ATGTTTTATCCGGCGGGAGTTTATTCGGCCATGCTGACGGCCTTTTCGGCAGACGGGAGTCTGAACGAGGAGGTCAACCGCCAGCTGGTGGAAATGCAGATAGAAGGCGGGCTGGACGGTATCTTTCCCGTGAGTTCCAGCGGGGAATCCGTTGCCATGGATTTCGCCTCGCGCTGTCGCCTGATGGATATCGTCAAAGATCAGGCCCGCGGCCGGGTGGCTGTCCTGCCGGGCATCCCCGGCTGCGCTCCCCAGGAAGCCATGGCTCTCGGCAAGCATGCCCGTGAATGCGGCTGTGATGGGGTCGTCCTGATGTCGCCCTATTTTTATCACCTTACGCCGGATTCCCTGGCTGCCTACTTCCTGCAGGTCGTACGCTCGGAAGAACTGGGAGGACTGCCCGTCATCCTGTACAACATCCCCCTGTTCTCGCCTTCGATCCCGTATGATGTGATCTGCCGCCTCGCCAAGGAGCCCAATGTCGTGGGCATCAAGGACTCCAGCGGCTCTCTCATCGACATGGTCAACTATATGGATGCCATCGAGAGGGCCGGCAGCAAGGCCCATTTCCTGACGGGCCGGGAAGAAGCCCTGCTGGCCACGCTGGACATGGGGGGCTATGGCTGCTTTACGGCCACCTGCGCCGTGCTGCCTGAGTATATGTCCGCCATCTACCGGCTCTGGAAGGAAGGGGACCACGAACGGGCCCTGTTCCTGCAGAAGAAGATGGTGCCCGTTGCCCGCGCCATGATGCAGGCCATGCCGTTCCCGGCGGGCTTCAAGCTGGCCCTTGAGGTGCGCGGCTATGCCATGGGGGCTCCCAAGCTGCCTTTGGGCGCCGGCGAGACCGCAGGACGCGAAGAGGCCGCTGCCAGGCTGAAGGGCATGATAGACGGCCTTCTGGCGCTTCTGTAG
- a CDS encoding IS5 family transposase (programmed frameshift), with protein sequence MVQKERTGAGRPQIHSDREVLNGVLWVLRTGAAWADLPDRFPSSATCYRRFSKWVKDGRLRKILESLARHLEDNGLINLEECFIDGTFVVAKKGAQKLGKTKRGKGTKLMVIADASGLPIAVYTDSANPHEVRLVQATINEIVTLGRPRRIIGDRAYDSDPLDEALASQGIELIAPHRKNRKKPATQDGRLLRRYKRRWKIERLFAWLNKFKKAITRWERCVERFTALVHLAFSMILLRRVIKIAH encoded by the exons ATGGTTCAGAAAGAGCGCACAGGCGCAGGACGTCCACAAATTCATTCTGACAGAGAAGTTTTAAATGGCGTCCTCTGGGTCTTGCGTACAGGCGCGGCATGGGCGGACTTACCGGACAGGTTTCCATCTTCCGCAACTTGCTATCGGAGATTCAGCAAATGGGTAAAAGATGGAAGGCTTCGAAAAATTCTGGAGTCTCTGGCCCGGCATCTTGAAGATAATGGCCTGATAAATCTGGAAGAATGCTTCATTGACGGCACATTCGTTGTCGCAAAAAAAGGGGCCCAAAAGT TGGGAAAGACCAAGCGGGGCAAAGGTACGAAGCTCATGGTTATTGCTGACGCTTCTGGTTTACCTATCGCCGTGTACACGGATTCTGCTAACCCTCATGAAGTCAGACTTGTCCAGGCTACAATCAATGAAATTGTCACGTTGGGACGACCCCGAAGAATTATTGGGGATCGTGCCTATGACAGCGATCCGCTTGATGAAGCCCTTGCTTCTCAGGGAATTGAACTCATCGCGCCGCACCGCAAGAATCGTAAAAAGCCGGCGACGCAAGACGGACGGCTCTTGCGCCGTTACAAAAGAAGATGGAAAATTGAACGCCTTTTTGCGTGGCTTAACAAATTTAAAAAGGCAATAACTCGTTGGGAAAGGTGCGTTGAACGTTTTACGGCTCTTGTCCACCTTGCTTTTTCTATGATTTTGTTGAGAAGAGTTATAAAAATTGCCCATTAA